The sequence ATTGATGGTTTCAAATAATTACATCCTTTTTTTCCGCTGTTATGGGGCTGGGAGAAGGTGCCCGAAGGGCGGATGAGGGGGAGGGTGGGTAGGTGCGAGAAATGTACGATAGCGCAATGGGGATTGGATGGCGAGCGGTTGCGACGGGTTTCTTCCCCATCTCCGGATACAAGACGCTCGCGAGATCTTCGCGGCAGAAACGGGTCGATGGTCATCGCTCGACGGGCGGGCGCCGGGGGAGGGGGAAGCCGGTCCTCGAGCGGCCTGTCCTGAGCGTGGCGAGAAAAAGAGGGGGAGAGTGTGGGAATCGGAGAATAGGATATTGAAAGGGTGGGATTCTGAGATACCGCCGATCATTGTATACTTTGCGTTTGGAAAGTCCCGTTGATGAGCGGTTTTGCGCCACACCCACGCAAGGTGTTCCTGGTATTGAATCCCGTTGCGGGCCAGGCATATTCGGACAATATCCGCCGTGCCTTCGCGCTTTTCTTCCCCGCCGGCGAGTGGCAGGTGGATATTCTCGAAACGACCGGCGCCGAATCCATCGAAGCCGGAGTCCGAGAGGCCGTCCAAAAAGGCGTATACCTGGTGATCGCCGCGGGCGGGGACGGCACCATTTCGAGGGCCGCCAACGGATTGCGGGGGACGAACATTCCGCTGGGAATTCTTCCGGCTGGAACGGGGAATATTTTGGCGCGCGGGCTTGGGCTCCCGTTGGGCATCGACGCCGCGATGCGCCTGCTGGCGGGCGAACACGATTTGATGGATCTGGACGTCCTGGCGATCGGCGGACAATGGTACGTGCTCAATGTCAGCGTCGGCCTCACCTCCAACGCCTTGCGGAGCGTCGTTCCCGAACAAAAGCGTCAATTGGGCGTGTTGGCGTACCTCTTCGCCGCGCTGCAATGGTTTGGCTGGCAGCCGCGGAGGTTCGAGATGGTGGTGGACGGAAAGGAACGGCGAGTCCGGGCTTCGGAAATCCTGGTTTCCAGCGGGGAAGTGCTGCGCGGACTCTCTGTCCCCGTCGGACCGCCGTGCACGTTTTGCGACGGACAATTGGAAGCCTACATCGTGAGGGCCCGATCCGCCATGGATTACCTCGCGGTGGTGTGGAATATGCTATTCCGGCGCGGGAAATCGCAACCCGGTTTGCGGCATCTCCCCGTGCGGAACATGATCCGCATCGATTCCGGCGCGAGGGAACTGCCGGTTCAGGCGGACGGCGATCCGATCGGCATGACGCCGGTGGAAGTCCATATCATCCCCAAGGCGGTACGGGTGGTTGTTCCCAAGGCGCGCGCCTTTGCGGGATGAAGCAAATCCTCCTCCCGCCAGCGAATGGGCCGGACCGCCTTTGCCGGAGATGGCCGCGAATTCCGTCCGGAGGGCGGATGGCGCGAGGTAAAAAACAGGCTTCTCCCGGCACCGGTCCGAATGCGCAAGCGGTTAACGGTCTGCGGGCATGACGCCGACGGATAGCTCCGCGGCAGTCGCTGACTCCCAGGCGTTTTTTTTTTTGACTCTTTGAACTACCGGGGTCTTCCATGGTTTTTTCAAGGGATCCGTGCGGGAAGGGTTTTGGCGGTCAGGTTGCTTGCGGAGGATTCGGCAGGAACATATAATGGAATCTCATCCATCCGAATAGTGGTGCCCGGGATCACAACCCTCGATGGCGTAACCCGTTGATTTGGAGGGCGGACACGGATGATCCGACGCGGCCGGCAACCATTCAGAAGCGGACTCCGCGCCTTCTTCCGTGCATTTGCAGGGAATTCGGGCGCATACCTCGCCGGCGGTTCATGCCCCAACCGCGGGATCCGGAGTTTCCCGGGTTCCCCGTTCACGCCCGGATGGGTTGGCGGAAGGCAGCCTGCCGAGGAAAAACATTCAAAAGGAGGAATGATGAAGAAACACGCTTTGCGCTGGGCGTCGATCGCCCCGGTGTTGGTGTCTTTAGGTTGCGCTCTTCCGATGTTAGGCGGCGAGCCTCCCACCCCGACTCCACAGCCGACGGCGACGGCGGAGCCTTCGGCCACCGCCACGGCTGTCCCGCCCACTTCCACTCCGCGGCCGACCAACACCCCAATGCCGACCGCGGAGCCGAAAGTCACCGTCGGCGAATTTGAAGAGGCCTTGGAAGACGCCGGCTATACGGCGCATCCCTCGCCCGACGGCGGCTCGACGACCTGGGTGATGGATAATTGGCTCGAACTCACCGTTACCTCCGCGAGCGGCAGTGTGTCAATGCAGGTATTAAACAACGTGTCCACGCGCCTCGACCACATGGAGAAAAAATTCGCGGTCATGGACGGCTTGTTCGCGGCGGATTTCATGGCCGAGTTTCGCGCGGCAAACGAAGCCTATGCGGAAACGGTCGGCGCCGGGGTAACCGGGCAGCCCGTAGAAAAGTATGGACCCGACCCCGGGGATTTCCTGCAATTTCAATATGCCTACTACAACGTGTCCGAACAGGAGATCGACGCCTATTGGGTCCGCTTTTCACTTCTCTACATGCAATTCACCTGCCCGGAAGGGTATTCCTGCAGCATACCCTACTTTGGAAACATAGAATTCGCGGGACAGGCGTCGTTTACCTTCTATGAGGTTATTCTGTTTTTGGCAGAATGACCGGCGGCGGGGCTGCGGATCCTGCAGGGAGGCGGCGGCCGAGCGGGATCGGGATTGACGAACGCCGATTGACCGGGCATGCCGGAGCAGTCGCGGGCATGGCCAGTTTCCTTCGCGATTCCGCCTCGGAGGGGACGTCCAAGAAGAGGCAAGCCGAATCGGCTGGGCATAATCCAGCGGCTTCCGGCCGTCTATCCATGGGGCATCGGCTCGGCCGGAAGAAAAAAACGGGAGGCGGAGGATGGCGGTCGACGAACGGTTGTGGAAAATCATGCAAAAGCGGCTGGGCTATTCGGACGGAGAGTTGGCCGAGTTCCGCAAGGATCCGCGCAACGAGGACGTGCTTTCCAAAGCCGATGTGCTGGCGAAAAAATACATCATTTTGGAGGCGGTCGATGCCCGCGGGTGCAACAGCCGCCACAAGACGGGCGATCGGATCTACTTCGACGGGGCGGGGAATCTGCTTTCGGAACTAAGCCCGAAGAGGATCTGCGTCTATGCGCTGAGCAACGCCCTGCTGTTGATCTACGCCGCGAACGAGATGATCTACGCCGGCGTCGACCCGAACGAAATGCGCTTCAAGCGCACCGGTTGCGTCGACGTCGGGCTGCGATGCGGCGGATGGGGGCATGTGGTTTGGGAATTGCGCGTGGAAGACCGCCCGTGAGCGGGGCGTATCGCCCGCTGCGGCGCGGAATGTATCGCAGCCGACGCTCCGTTCATACATGGCATGAGCGCGTTCCGGATGCCGGGAAGCTTCCGGAGGGTATCCGGAGCGGGGCCGGGTTGGTGGAGGCGATGCGGAGGCGCATCCTGGCCTACGGCGAGGGGGACGGATATTGCCGGCGCTGAGGCGCTCCCGGGGACCGGCTCCAATCCCTGCCTGTGGGATGGGACGGTCCCGTTCTCCAAATCCGACGGCGAGGTTCGTACCATGGTCGATGGAGGAAAACGGATGAACCGACGAATGATGGCGGCGTTTTTTTGCGGCGCGGCGCTTCTGGCGGCGTGCCGCCGGACGGAGGCGCCTGCTTCCGAAATTCGGGCGGAGGCAAGCGTCGTGCGCGCGGTGTATCAAAAGCCGGACGGCCCGTACGTTTGGACCGAGGGCGGGCAGCCGCGGAACCTCGCCGAAGGCGCAAACACGGAGGAGATCTGCATTTCCGACGACGGCTCGACGGTAGCCTACCGCAGTGATTTCGGGCTGCACGCCGTCCGGGTTGAAGGAGGCGAACCGGTCTTGTTGATCGACCGCGCATATCTGGACGCCCTGGGACTCGAAAGCGGCGGGTTCGTCACCGTCAACCAATTCGGCTTCGGCGCTGGCAGTCAACACCTGTACTTCAATACCAAAATACCCGCAGGCCAGCAGTATGACCTGTACCGCGTGGACATCGAAGGTCCCGCGCCGGAACGCCTCTTCGCTCCGGGCGAGGGCGGGAATTTCACCTTTTCGCCGGACGGAGAGTGGATGACGGTCTTCCATGCCGGCGAGATCGTGCTGGCGCGGCCGGACGGGAGCGCAACGCGGACGGCGTTCACCTACGAAAACGCGCCCATCGGCACCGACGGACCGCAGGTCGTATGGGCTCGGGATTCCTCGGGATTTTCCATCCTTTCCTATGGCGAGAAGTCGAACACAAAACCGCAGCCGATCACCGTCTGGTTCGTGCCGGTACGGGGAGAACCCGAGCGGCGCTGGAGCTTTCAGGGATATCTGACCGTGAGGCTTTCACCCGACGGCGGACGGGCGGTGTATCTCAACCGCCACGACGGGACGACCGACGTCCACTACGCGGATTCCTCCGGAACGGACCGGCTGTACGCCTCGCTCGGCCAATCCGTCCTCATCATGGATTGGGCGCCTTCTTCCCGGCGCTTCCTTCTGGTCTACTTTCAATACCGCGAGGATTCGCCGGAGATGATCAGCGTGCCCTACGTGTGCGCGCCGGGGGAGGATCCCCTGCGCCTGACCGACACGCCGACGGCCTACCCGGCCTACTGGGTGGACGACGACCGCGTGCTGTACAGCATGGAAAGCGCCGAGCTCCGTTTGCAAGAGGTGGGCAAGCCGAGCCTGCTGATCGACGACGGCCTGCTGATCAACGATTTCGATTTCACTCTGCTCCCGGCGGAGTGATCTGCAACCGTGCAGACGGGATCCCGGTCTGTCCGTTTTTCGCTGAGGCCGCGTTTTTCCCTGCCGGGTCTTTCCGCCTGGGGTTCTTCGGAAATCGGTGAGAAGGAATGGGGCGGGTGGATGGATTTTGCCAAATCCCGCTCCGCCGCACCGGTCCGCCTTCAGGCCATCCAGAGAGGGGGGCGTTGAAAAAGCCCTGAGGCGTCAGCGCGATCCGCGCCCCGCTGTGCCATGACAAATTCCCAGCGGCGCCGGGAAAGGTTTTTTCAACACCCCGGGTTTGGGAAAGGAGGGTTGCCATGGAACTTCCGGACATCCAATCCATCTTCGAGGAGAATGCCGCCGAACACCGACGCTTGGTGAAATGCATCGCCGACTTGACCGATGAGCAACTCTCCCGGCCGTTGGATTCCGGCTGGACGGTCGCCGCGCTGCTGGCCCATCTGGCCTTTTGGGACGCGCGGGCGGTGGTGCTGATGGAAAAGTGGCGGCGCACGGGGATCGGGCCTTCGCCGGCGGACGTCGACGTGATCAACGATGCGGTCAAGGAACTGTGCCTGGCGATTCCGCCGCGCGCGGCGGCCGAGCTGGCCGTGCGGAAATCGCTCGAGGTCAACCGGATGATCGAGTCGCTCTCCACGGAAACCGCCGAAGCGATCCAAACCCGCGGAACGGCGGTTCACCTGAGGCGGTATGAACACAAACGGATCCATTTGGCGGACATCGAACGGGCGTTGGGGAACAGGCATTAGCGGATCCGCCATTGCGTTACCAAATTGGAACAATCCTGTCACAATCCCAAGACCATAATTACCTATACTTCTGTTGATGGGGAGGGGGGCGGATGAAAAACGCAACAACGGCGGTTTTCATGCTGATAGTCTTGTTTCTTACCGGTTGCTCCGCGGGGCAGACGGCAACCGATCCGGCCGACACCGCGGGTGTCCCGGCTTCGCCGACGCCCGCCGCGGTTTCGGAACCCCCGGAACCGGGCTTCGCCCCGATCTTGACTCCGACTCTGACTTTCACTCCGATTCCGCCGACGGCGACCCCTGAAAAGCTGGCCAACCTCGCGTTGTCGGTGGCGGCAGGCGGCAGCCATACTTGCGCGATCACAAAACGAAACGGGCTGAGTTGCTGGGGGAACAACGAGCACGGCCAGCTCGGAGACGGCACGGTGACGGACAGCAGCAGGCCGGTGGAAGTCGCCGGTTTGTCCGGCGGAGTGAAAGCGGTTGCGTTGGGATGGGGGCATACGTGCGCGGTCACTCTCAAGGGCGCCGTGAAATGCTGGGGGTACAACAAGAACGGCGAGCTGGGGAACGGCTTGACCGCCGACAGCGCAACGCCCGTGGATGTGGAAAGTCTGGGGTCGGGCGTGACGGCGATCGCGGCCGGCGACGACCACACCTGCGCGGTGACCGGCGGGGGCGGGGTGAAGTGCTGGGGATACAACGCCTACGGCCAATTGGGCGACGGCACGACCGAAAGCCGCGCCTTTCCGGTCGATGTCGCGGGCGTCACCGGCGGCGCGACCGCCGTCGCGGCGGGATGGGGTCACACCTGCCTGCTCACCATCCGGGGCGGCGTGATGTGCTGGGGTAACAACGAGGGCGGGCAACTGGGAAACGGGCGTCCGGAGCCGATGCGATTCAAGATCGCGGACGTCAGCGGATTAACCGCCGGCGTATCGGCGATCGCCGCCCACGGAGGCCATACCTGCGCGATGACCGCCGAAGGCGGTCTGAAGTGCTGGGGGTATAACAAATACGGCCAGCTCGGCGACGGCACGTCGGAGAATCGCAATCTTCCGGCGGCGGTGAATAGGATCGGCCAGGTTGTGGCCGTAGCGCTGGGATCGAACCATACCTGCGCGCTCGCCCGCGACATAGCCGCGTGCTGGGGGGACAACTTTACCGGGCAACTGGGAGACGGGACGCAAACCACCCATCCGGAGCCGGTGCCAGTTGCAGAGGATCTGATCGCGATCGCGGCCGGCGGCGCGCACACCTGCGCCGTCACCGCCGGGGGAGGCGTGCGATGCTGGGGGAGCAATTCCGCCGGGCAATTGGGAGACGGGACGACAAGCAACCGGAACGCGCCCGTCTATGCGGTCGGCTGGGATGAATGGATCCTGGAGCTCGGCGGGCTGGACGCGCAAACCGGCATAGTGACGGCCCTGGCATTTTCCCCGGATGGAAAGCTGTTGGCCTCGGGCGGGACCGATGGAAAACTGCTCATGTGGGATACCGCCGCGGGAGAACGGCTTTTCGCCGTGCAGTACGACTTGGTCGAAATCATCCACCTCTCCTTTTCGCCGGACGGATCCATGCTCGCCTCGGTGAGAGCGGATGGAAAAATTATCTTTCTGAATTCGTCCGACGGGCGGATGATTCGAAGCTTGGATGGATTGTATTGGGGAGTGGTGTCGCCGGATTGGAAGACCGTCGCCTACGTACTCCGGGATGATTGCGGGGACTTTTCCCTCCGGTTGTTTGACCTCGCCGAGGGAAAGGATCGGTACGATCTCGGCGCCTGTCGCGAGTGGCTTGCGTTTTCCCCGGATGGCAAAATGCTGGCTTGCGGAGTTGTCGCCGGGAATATCAGATTATGGGATACCGCCACCGGCGGCCTGTTAAGCTCGCTGACGGGGGAGATGGGCTATTCCGGCCCGCTTTCGTTTTCGCCGGACGGGAAATGGATCGCCGCGGCCACGGACCGGAATTCGCAAGGTGGTGGGTTCGGGTTGTGGAGCGTCGAACAGGGTAAGGAAGTCCTCGTCCTCCAAGGGCGGGTGAGCAGCGTCATTTTTTCCGGTGACGGGAATATCCTGATTTCCGGGTCGTATGACGGTATGCTGAAATTCTGGGATGCCGCGACCGGGCGGTTGCTGCGCACACTGAGGCAAACTACGGAGAGGGATGCGTACGGATGGTCCTCCGAGGGGATTGCCTCGCTCGCCCTGTCGGCCGACGGCGAGCTGTTGGCTGCGGGCCTGATAAACGGATCCGTCCGCTGGTGGCGGATTTCTACGCCGCCGGCGAGTTGAAAATTTGAACTCTGCTCAGGCTAGGGCCGTGGAAAAAGATCCCGGTCATCCCGTTATCCCTCAATTCCGAAGGAATGGGGGGACGTGATCTTGAGGGGAAAATGAATCGAACTTCCTCGGCGCTTTAAGGAGTCGAATATGAACCCCAAAACGTTCCTGTCCGGATGGATTTTTCTCCTGCTCGCCGGATGCGGATCTTCCGGCGCCGTTTCGGATTCCACTCCGTCCATTGCCTCCCCGGGGCTCCCTGGGCACACGAATACCCCGTCGATGACTCTGACGCCCAGCCCGACGGTGGGTTCCTCTCCGATATCCGCTCCGACGGTCCTTATTCCCACAATCGCTGTTCCGTCCGCCACTCCCCCGACGGCTTTCGGTTTGGATGTCGCCGCCGTTCTCGCCGCCGCCGGCCCGG is a genomic window of Anaerolineales bacterium containing:
- a CDS encoding diacylglycerol kinase family lipid kinase — encoded protein: MSGFAPHPRKVFLVLNPVAGQAYSDNIRRAFALFFPAGEWQVDILETTGAESIEAGVREAVQKGVYLVIAAGGDGTISRAANGLRGTNIPLGILPAGTGNILARGLGLPLGIDAAMRLLAGEHDLMDLDVLAIGGQWYVLNVSVGLTSNALRSVVPEQKRQLGVLAYLFAALQWFGWQPRRFEMVVDGKERRVRASEILVSSGEVLRGLSVPVGPPCTFCDGQLEAYIVRARSAMDYLAVVWNMLFRRGKSQPGLRHLPVRNMIRIDSGARELPVQADGDPIGMTPVEVHIIPKAVRVVVPKARAFAG
- a CDS encoding PD40 domain-containing protein, encoding MNRRMMAAFFCGAALLAACRRTEAPASEIRAEASVVRAVYQKPDGPYVWTEGGQPRNLAEGANTEEICISDDGSTVAYRSDFGLHAVRVEGGEPVLLIDRAYLDALGLESGGFVTVNQFGFGAGSQHLYFNTKIPAGQQYDLYRVDIEGPAPERLFAPGEGGNFTFSPDGEWMTVFHAGEIVLARPDGSATRTAFTYENAPIGTDGPQVVWARDSSGFSILSYGEKSNTKPQPITVWFVPVRGEPERRWSFQGYLTVRLSPDGGRAVYLNRHDGTTDVHYADSSGTDRLYASLGQSVLIMDWAPSSRRFLLVYFQYREDSPEMISVPYVCAPGEDPLRLTDTPTAYPAYWVDDDRVLYSMESAELRLQEVGKPSLLIDDGLLINDFDFTLLPAE
- a CDS encoding maleylpyruvate isomerase N-terminal domain-containing protein; translation: MELPDIQSIFEENAAEHRRLVKCIADLTDEQLSRPLDSGWTVAALLAHLAFWDARAVVLMEKWRRTGIGPSPADVDVINDAVKELCLAIPPRAAAELAVRKSLEVNRMIESLSTETAEAIQTRGTAVHLRRYEHKRIHLADIERALGNRH
- a CDS encoding PD40 domain-containing protein, coding for MKNATTAVFMLIVLFLTGCSAGQTATDPADTAGVPASPTPAAVSEPPEPGFAPILTPTLTFTPIPPTATPEKLANLALSVAAGGSHTCAITKRNGLSCWGNNEHGQLGDGTVTDSSRPVEVAGLSGGVKAVALGWGHTCAVTLKGAVKCWGYNKNGELGNGLTADSATPVDVESLGSGVTAIAAGDDHTCAVTGGGGVKCWGYNAYGQLGDGTTESRAFPVDVAGVTGGATAVAAGWGHTCLLTIRGGVMCWGNNEGGQLGNGRPEPMRFKIADVSGLTAGVSAIAAHGGHTCAMTAEGGLKCWGYNKYGQLGDGTSENRNLPAAVNRIGQVVAVALGSNHTCALARDIAACWGDNFTGQLGDGTQTTHPEPVPVAEDLIAIAAGGAHTCAVTAGGGVRCWGSNSAGQLGDGTTSNRNAPVYAVGWDEWILELGGLDAQTGIVTALAFSPDGKLLASGGTDGKLLMWDTAAGERLFAVQYDLVEIIHLSFSPDGSMLASVRADGKIIFLNSSDGRMIRSLDGLYWGVVSPDWKTVAYVLRDDCGDFSLRLFDLAEGKDRYDLGACREWLAFSPDGKMLACGVVAGNIRLWDTATGGLLSSLTGEMGYSGPLSFSPDGKWIAAATDRNSQGGGFGLWSVEQGKEVLVLQGRVSSVIFSGDGNILISGSYDGMLKFWDAATGRLLRTLRQTTERDAYGWSSEGIASLALSADGELLAAGLINGSVRWWRISTPPAS